From the genome of Acidimicrobiales bacterium, one region includes:
- a CDS encoding MFS transporter, producing the protein MSWPGATDAPPDPKRWIALFVLSMSLFIIVLDNTIVNVAVPTIVRELHTSVSALQWVISGYALAFASLLISFGRVGDVIGRRKLFFIGALLFAGGSAFASVSHSALQLFIGESLIEGVGAAMMLPATLAIISATFQGRERGLAFAVWGAVAGGAGALGPYIGGILTSDYSWRWAFRVNVIIAPAAVLAAVFVVRESRDDRGGGIDIPGLIVVTLGLLGVVFGIIEAARYGAVKAITSTRVLGLSPVPWSILAGAAFLAFFVVLEDSRAEQGKPVIFDFRDLVHRGFRYGLINTLVLAMGEFGAFFILPIFMQASLHLSAIRTGTWLLPAGACAFGGGWIGGLLSRRYGPKYVITVGLFFEAAGIVGYAIAFGPHTTFLSLLPALVLHGIGIGFATSQLTNVVLSDIPPQKAGSASGAAGMVRQVGTSLGIAVIGAILLSQAGSHIRGDLKSVPGLSPQAQAGIVDNVSNFDSAATRSGANPEIGGIVSRGIADGSVPAAGFAATVVFIGALLSMLVPNIPPDAHPGQLAQPSAAS; encoded by the coding sequence ATGAGTTGGCCCGGAGCTACCGACGCGCCGCCCGATCCGAAGCGGTGGATCGCGCTGTTCGTGTTGTCGATGTCGCTGTTCATCATCGTGCTGGACAACACCATCGTGAACGTCGCCGTGCCGACGATCGTGCGCGAGCTGCACACCAGCGTCTCGGCGTTGCAGTGGGTGATCTCGGGCTACGCGCTCGCGTTCGCGTCGCTGCTGATCAGCTTCGGTCGCGTCGGCGACGTCATCGGCCGCCGGAAGCTGTTCTTCATCGGCGCCTTGCTCTTCGCCGGCGGCTCCGCGTTCGCGTCGGTGTCGCACTCGGCGTTGCAGTTGTTCATCGGCGAGTCGCTGATCGAAGGCGTCGGCGCGGCGATGATGCTGCCCGCCACCCTCGCCATCATCTCGGCGACGTTCCAGGGACGCGAGCGCGGCCTGGCGTTCGCGGTGTGGGGCGCAGTCGCCGGCGGCGCCGGAGCGCTCGGCCCCTACATCGGCGGCATCCTCACCAGTGACTACTCCTGGCGCTGGGCGTTCCGGGTCAACGTGATCATCGCTCCGGCCGCGGTGCTCGCCGCCGTGTTCGTCGTACGCGAGTCGAGGGACGACCGCGGCGGCGGGATCGACATACCGGGGCTGATCGTCGTCACGCTCGGGCTCCTCGGTGTCGTGTTCGGCATCATCGAGGCGGCGCGCTACGGCGCGGTGAAGGCGATCACATCGACGCGCGTCTTGGGTTTGTCACCGGTGCCGTGGTCGATCCTCGCCGGCGCGGCGTTCCTCGCCTTCTTCGTGGTGCTGGAGGACAGCCGAGCCGAGCAGGGCAAGCCCGTCATCTTCGACTTCCGTGACCTCGTGCACCGCGGGTTCCGCTACGGGCTGATCAACACGCTCGTGCTGGCGATGGGCGAATTCGGTGCCTTCTTCATCCTGCCGATCTTCATGCAGGCGTCTTTGCACCTGTCGGCCATCCGCACCGGGACGTGGCTGTTGCCCGCGGGTGCGTGCGCCTTCGGCGGCGGCTGGATCGGTGGTCTGCTGAGCCGCAGGTACGGGCCGAAGTATGTCATCACCGTCGGTCTGTTCTTCGAGGCGGCTGGCATCGTCGGCTACGCCATCGCGTTCGGTCCGCACACGACGTTCCTGTCGCTGCTGCCGGCGCTGGTTCTCCACGGCATCGGCATCGGGTTCGCCACCAGCCAGTTGACCAACGTCGTGCTGAGCGACATCCCGCCGCAGAAAGCGGGTTCGGCGTCAGGCGCGGCCGGCATGGTGCGCCAGGTCGGCACGTCCCTCGGCATCGCGGTGATCGGCGCCATCCTGCTTTCGCAGGCGGGATCGCACATCCGCGGCGACCTCAAGTCCGTGCCGGGCCTGTCACCGCAGGCGCAGGCCGGCATCGTCGACAACGTCAGCAACTTCGATTCCGCTGCTACCCGCTCCGGAGCGAACCCGGAGATCGGCGGCATCGTCAGCCGTGGCATCGCCGACGGCTCGGTGCCCGCCGCCGGCTTCGCCGCCACCGTCGTGTTCATCGGCGCGCTGCTGTCGATGCTGGTGCCCAACATCCCGCCTGACGCCCACCCCGGCCAGCTGGCGCAGCCGAGTGCGGCCTCTTAA
- a CDS encoding TIGR03086 family metal-binding protein yields the protein MPPELLDLYRKASVWAIEKVNGAHDLDAATPCDEWNLRTLLDHMLETQQYFAATAEGREASPPAPTPPAQISDDPAADLTAVRDAIVASYADADVLANKGFGLGAAAGDFLIHGWDVARATQQDATMPPDLAEGVFNFVYGQFTAENRQGVFKPEIPVAPDADIQTKLLAYTGRRAA from the coding sequence ATGCCACCAGAACTGCTCGATCTCTATCGAAAGGCGTCGGTGTGGGCCATCGAGAAGGTCAACGGCGCCCACGATCTCGACGCCGCCACCCCGTGCGACGAGTGGAACCTGCGCACGCTCCTCGACCACATGCTCGAAACCCAGCAGTACTTCGCCGCCACCGCGGAGGGCCGCGAGGCCTCGCCGCCGGCGCCCACGCCACCGGCGCAGATCAGCGACGACCCGGCTGCCGATCTGACGGCGGTGCGCGATGCGATCGTTGCGAGCTACGCCGACGCCGACGTGCTCGCGAACAAGGGCTTCGGACTCGGCGCCGCTGCCGGCGACTTCCTCATCCACGGCTGGGACGTCGCGCGCGCCACCCAGCAGGACGCCACCATGCCGCCCGACCTCGCCGAGGGCGTCTTCAATTTCGTCTACGGGCAGTTCACCGCCGAGAACCGGCAGGGCGTGTTCAAACCGGAGATCCCCGTCGCCCCCGACGCCGACATCCAGACGAAACTTCTCGCCTACACCGGACGCCGCGCGGCGTGA
- a CDS encoding VOC family protein has product MPITRGFNHVATLTTDMNLTVRFYEQAFGATVTYEVEKSDNHPWMKIVDLGGGAALNIFQVAADDIIGERRRQGHRGAVDHFGLAVDSKATLEEVQQRLKDAGAQEVGEIQQLGHEWSLFFRDPDGMELEVCCPAD; this is encoded by the coding sequence ATGCCGATCACGCGAGGGTTCAACCACGTTGCGACGCTGACCACCGACATGAACCTGACGGTGCGCTTCTACGAGCAGGCGTTCGGCGCCACTGTCACCTACGAGGTGGAGAAGAGTGACAACCACCCGTGGATGAAAATCGTCGACCTCGGTGGCGGCGCCGCGCTCAACATCTTCCAAGTCGCGGCCGACGACATCATCGGTGAGCGCCGGAGGCAGGGCCACCGCGGCGCCGTCGACCACTTCGGCCTCGCCGTCGACTCAAAGGCGACACTCGAAGAGGTGCAGCAGCGCCTCAAGGACGCCGGCGCCCAGGAAGTCGGGGAGATCCAGCAGTTGGGTCACGAGTGGTCGCTGTTCTTCCGCGACCCCGACGGGATGGAACTCGAGGTGTGCTGTCCGGCCGACTGA
- a CDS encoding PIG-L family deacetylase: MSFADWADLPGDDVLQRIVVVSPHFDDAVQGAGLLLARHPGATVLTVFGGPPAAYPDPPSEWDALGGFASGDDVVALRRDEDVAALAVVGAAPRWLDFVDHQYLDAAARATADDVAAALRVALTDLAPTAIFVPFGLGNPDHDLTHAAARLLLDEFGDVAWYCYEDAGYKHIPGLLAWRISALFRSGWWPTPAVVPIDDDLARRTRALQAYASQIPPLQRDHLLDDRLDANLGEQHWRLARPLAGWEGLSELPG; encoded by the coding sequence ATGAGCTTCGCCGACTGGGCCGATCTGCCGGGTGACGACGTCCTCCAACGCATCGTCGTCGTGTCGCCGCACTTCGACGACGCCGTGCAGGGGGCTGGCTTGCTGCTGGCGCGGCATCCGGGCGCGACGGTGCTCACCGTCTTCGGCGGCCCTCCTGCCGCGTACCCCGATCCGCCCTCGGAGTGGGATGCGCTCGGCGGATTCGCGTCGGGCGACGACGTCGTGGCGCTCCGGCGCGACGAAGACGTCGCGGCGTTGGCGGTGGTCGGTGCGGCGCCGCGCTGGCTCGATTTCGTCGACCATCAGTACCTCGACGCCGCGGCGCGCGCGACCGCCGACGACGTAGCCGCCGCGCTGCGCGTCGCCCTCACGGACCTGGCGCCCACCGCGATCTTCGTGCCCTTCGGCCTCGGCAATCCCGATCACGACCTCACGCACGCCGCGGCGCGCTTGCTCCTCGACGAGTTCGGCGACGTCGCGTGGTACTGCTACGAAGACGCCGGCTACAAACACATCCCCGGGCTGCTGGCGTGGCGCATCAGCGCGCTGTTCCGCTCGGGTTGGTGGCCCACACCGGCGGTCGTGCCGATCGACGACGACCTCGCCCGCCGCACCCGCGCCCTGCAGGCGTACGCCTCGCAGATTCCGCCCCTCCAACGAGACCACCTGCTCGACGACCGCCTCGACGCCAACCTCGGCGAGCAGCACTGGCGCCTCGCTCGCCCGCTCGCAGGATGGGAAGGGCTGAGCGAACTCCCGGGTTAA
- a CDS encoding GAF and ANTAR domain-containing protein has translation MLRHENLPSALDEICSIAVQSVPGAEGASLTSFSEAGPHAAAASDEWARTLDETQFVEREGPCLDAARSGFVFRVRDATAEARWPSYMPRAAKLGLRSMLSVPLTSEAKLIGALNLYSRQTDRFESEDVSLAEVIAGHASLAGQVAAALFQHKALADQLREAMASRATIEQAKGIIMVTRQCNPDDAFKTLVEQSQHENRKLRDVATDIVRRYTA, from the coding sequence GTGCTCCGGCACGAAAACCTGCCGTCCGCCCTCGACGAGATCTGCTCCATCGCGGTGCAGAGCGTTCCCGGCGCGGAGGGCGCCTCGCTTACTTCCTTTTCCGAGGCCGGCCCGCACGCGGCCGCCGCCAGCGACGAGTGGGCCCGCACGCTCGACGAGACACAGTTCGTCGAACGAGAAGGACCCTGCCTCGACGCCGCCCGCAGCGGTTTCGTGTTCCGCGTGCGCGACGCCACCGCCGAGGCGCGATGGCCGTCGTACATGCCGCGAGCCGCCAAGCTCGGCCTCCGCAGCATGCTGTCGGTGCCGTTGACGTCGGAGGCGAAGCTCATCGGCGCGCTGAACCTGTACTCACGCCAAACGGACCGGTTCGAATCCGAGGACGTGTCCCTCGCCGAGGTCATCGCCGGGCACGCCAGCCTGGCGGGCCAGGTGGCTGCCGCTCTTTTCCAACACAAGGCACTCGCCGACCAGCTGCGCGAGGCGATGGCGTCGCGGGCCACGATCGAACAGGCCAAGGGCATCATCATGGTGACGCGGCAGTGCAATCCCGACGACGCCTTCAAGACGCTCGTCGAGCAGTCGCAGCACGAGAACCGCAAGCTGCGCGACGTCGCCACCGACATCGTGCGGCGCTACACGGCCTGA